Proteins encoded within one genomic window of Pongo pygmaeus isolate AG05252 chromosome 18, NHGRI_mPonPyg2-v2.0_pri, whole genome shotgun sequence:
- the SMIM22 gene encoding small integral membrane protein 22 isoform X3, with amino-acid sequence MAVSTEELEATVQEVLGRLKSHQFFQSTWDTVAFIVFLTFMGTVLLLLLLVVAHCCCCSSSGPRRESPRKERPKGVDNLALEP; translated from the exons ATGGCTGTGTCCACAGAGGAGCTGGAGGCCACGGTTCAGGAAGTCCTGGGGAGACTGAAGAGCCACCAGTTTTTCCAGTCCACATGGGACACTGTTGCCTTCATCGTCTTCCTCACCTTCATGG GCACCGTGCTGCTCCTGTTGCTGCTGGTCGTCgcccactgctgctgctgcagctccTCCGGGCCCCGCAGGGAAAGCCCCAGGAAG GAGAGACCCAAGGGAGTGGATAACTTGGCCCTGGAACCCTGA
- the SMIM22 gene encoding small integral membrane protein 22 isoform X2: protein MAVSTEELEATVQEVLGRLKSHQFFQSTWDTVAFIVFLTFMGTVLLLLLLVVAHCCCCSSSGPRRESPRKVSPWKERPKGVDNLALEP, encoded by the exons ATGGCTGTGTCCACAGAGGAGCTGGAGGCCACGGTTCAGGAAGTCCTGGGGAGACTGAAGAGCCACCAGTTTTTCCAGTCCACATGGGACACTGTTGCCTTCATCGTCTTCCTCACCTTCATGG GCACCGTGCTGCTCCTGTTGCTGCTGGTCGTCgcccactgctgctgctgcagctccTCCGGGCCCCGCAGGGAAAGCCCCAGGAAGGTGAGCCCCTGGAAG GAGAGACCCAAGGGAGTGGATAACTTGGCCCTGGAACCCTGA
- the SMIM22 gene encoding small integral membrane protein 22 isoform X1 translates to MAVSTEELEATVQEVLGRLKSHQFFQSTWDTVAFIVFLTFMGTVLLLLLLVVAHCCCCSSSGPRRESPRKVSPWKVSPAGLRDLHGTVLGVEAGGEGSGGKGAHPPREQRANLLGPTVLLVQERPKGVDNLALEP, encoded by the exons ATGGCTGTGTCCACAGAGGAGCTGGAGGCCACGGTTCAGGAAGTCCTGGGGAGACTGAAGAGCCACCAGTTTTTCCAGTCCACATGGGACACTGTTGCCTTCATCGTCTTCCTCACCTTCATGG GCACCGTGCTGCTCCTGTTGCTGCTGGTCGTCgcccactgctgctgctgcagctccTCCGGGCCCCGCAGGGAAAGCCCCAGGAAGGTGAGCCCCTGGAAGGTGAGCCCTGCCGGCCTCCGGGACCTGCATGGAACTGTACTGGGGGTGGAGGCGGGAGGTGAGGGGAGTGGTGGGAAGGGTGCTCATCCCCCTAGGGAACAACGAGCGAACCTGCTCGGTCCCACTGTGCTTCTCGTGCAGGAGAGACCCAAGGGAGTGGATAACTTGGCCCTGGAACCCTGA
- the ROGDI gene encoding protein rogdi homolog isoform X2, whose product MATVMAATAAERAVLEEEFRWLLHDEVHAVLKQLQDILKEASLRFTLPGSGTEGPAKQENFILGSCGTDQVKGVLTLQGDALSQADVNLKMPRNNQLLHFTFREDKQWKLQQIQDARNHVSQAIYLLISRDESYQFKTGAEVLKLMDAVMLQLTRARNRLTTPATLTLPEIAASGLTRMFAPALPSDLLVNVYINLNKLCLTVYQLHALQPNSTKNFRPAGGAVLHSPGAMFEWGSQRLEVSHVHKVECVIPWLNDALVYFTVSLQLCQQLKDKISVFSSYWSYRPF is encoded by the exons ATGGCCACCGTGATGGCAGCGACGGCGGCGGAGCGAGCGGTGCTG GAGGAGGAGTTCCGCTGGCTGCTGCACGACGAGGTGCACGCTGTGCTGAAGCAGCTGCAGGACATCCTCAAG GAGGCCTCTCTGCGCTTCACTCTGCCGGGCTCCGGCACTGAGGGGCCCGCCAAGCAAGAGAACTTCATTCTAGGCAGCTGTGG CACAGACCAGGTGAAGGGTGTGCTGACTCTGCAGGGGGATGCCCTCAGCCAGGCG GATGTGAACCTGAAGATGCCCCGGAACAACCAGCTGCTGCACTTCACCTTCCGGGAGGACAAGCAGTGGAAGCTGCAGCAG ATCCAGGATGCCAGAAACCATGTGAGCCAAGCCATTTACCTGCTTATCAGCCGGGACGAGAGCTACCAGTTCAAGACAGGCGCTGAGGTCCTCAAG CTGATGGACGCAGTGATGCTGCAGCTGACCAGAGCCCGAAACCGGCTCACCACCCCCGCCACCCTCACCCTCCCCGAGATCGCCGCCAGCGGCCTCACG CGGATGTTCGCCCCCGCCCTGCCTTCCGACCTGCTGGTCAACGTCTACATCAACCTCAACAAGCTCTGCCTCACGGTGTACCAGCTGCATGCCCTGCAGCCCAACTCCACCAAG AACTTCCGCCCAGCCGGGGGCGCGGTGCTGCATAGCCCTGGAGCCATGTT CGAGTGGGGCTCTCAGCGGCTGGAGGTGAGCCACGTGCACAAAGTGGAGTGCGTGATCCCCTGGCTCAACGACGCCCTGGTCTACTTCACCGTCTCCCTGCAGCTCTGCCAGCAGCTCAAGGACAAG ATCTCCGTGTTCTCCAGCTACTGGAGCTACAGACCCTTCTGA
- the ROGDI gene encoding protein rogdi homolog isoform X1: MATVMAATAAERAVLEEEFRWLLHDEVHAVLKQLQDILKEASLRFTLPGSGTEGPAKQENFILGSCGTDQVKGVLTLQGDALSQADVNLKMPRNNQLLHFTFREDKQWKLQQVTPPLLIQDARNHVSQAIYLLISRDESYQFKTGAEVLKLMDAVMLQLTRARNRLTTPATLTLPEIAASGLTRMFAPALPSDLLVNVYINLNKLCLTVYQLHALQPNSTKNFRPAGGAVLHSPGAMFEWGSQRLEVSHVHKVECVIPWLNDALVYFTVSLQLCQQLKDKISVFSSYWSYRPF; this comes from the exons ATGGCCACCGTGATGGCAGCGACGGCGGCGGAGCGAGCGGTGCTG GAGGAGGAGTTCCGCTGGCTGCTGCACGACGAGGTGCACGCTGTGCTGAAGCAGCTGCAGGACATCCTCAAG GAGGCCTCTCTGCGCTTCACTCTGCCGGGCTCCGGCACTGAGGGGCCCGCCAAGCAAGAGAACTTCATTCTAGGCAGCTGTGG CACAGACCAGGTGAAGGGTGTGCTGACTCTGCAGGGGGATGCCCTCAGCCAGGCG GATGTGAACCTGAAGATGCCCCGGAACAACCAGCTGCTGCACTTCACCTTCCGGGAGGACAAGCAGTGGAAGCTGCAGCAGGTGACCCCGCCCCTCCTG ATCCAGGATGCCAGAAACCATGTGAGCCAAGCCATTTACCTGCTTATCAGCCGGGACGAGAGCTACCAGTTCAAGACAGGCGCTGAGGTCCTCAAG CTGATGGACGCAGTGATGCTGCAGCTGACCAGAGCCCGAAACCGGCTCACCACCCCCGCCACCCTCACCCTCCCCGAGATCGCCGCCAGCGGCCTCACG CGGATGTTCGCCCCCGCCCTGCCTTCCGACCTGCTGGTCAACGTCTACATCAACCTCAACAAGCTCTGCCTCACGGTGTACCAGCTGCATGCCCTGCAGCCCAACTCCACCAAG AACTTCCGCCCAGCCGGGGGCGCGGTGCTGCATAGCCCTGGAGCCATGTT CGAGTGGGGCTCTCAGCGGCTGGAGGTGAGCCACGTGCACAAAGTGGAGTGCGTGATCCCCTGGCTCAACGACGCCCTGGTCTACTTCACCGTCTCCCTGCAGCTCTGCCAGCAGCTCAAGGACAAG ATCTCCGTGTTCTCCAGCTACTGGAGCTACAGACCCTTCTGA